In the genome of Francisella salimarina, one region contains:
- a CDS encoding NUDIX hydrolase, whose product MIYAAAFVAIKDNKILLTRTRDNTIWYQAGGKIEQNETPIQTIVRELKEELSLELTTDDMRYLGNITTDNHDRTTTVSLECFTADINQEIKPCAEISAIKWFDFDDTEFVAPAVLEVITKYKSGEWQI is encoded by the coding sequence ATGATTTATGCAGCAGCTTTTGTCGCTATCAAAGATAATAAAATTCTTTTGACTAGAACTAGAGATAATACTATTTGGTATCAAGCAGGTGGTAAAATTGAGCAAAATGAAACACCTATCCAAACTATTGTAAGAGAGCTAAAAGAAGAGTTAAGTCTGGAGCTTACAACAGATGATATGCGCTATTTGGGGAACATAACTACGGATAATCATGATAGAACCACAACGGTATCTTTAGAGTGTTTTACAGCCGATATTAATCAAGAAATTAAGCCGTGTGCTGAAATTTCTGCAATCAAATGGTTTGACTTTGATGATACTGAGTTCGTTGCACCAGCTGTATTAGAGGTTATTACGAAATACAAAAGTGGTGAATGGCAGATATAG
- a CDS encoding phosphoenolpyruvate carboxylase, with product MSFYSIQNELVESYKSEVELKYKMLNGLFLSTPLDKEHNANAMLATFANICKDLIENAKDPIETIENLYPEMSEEQKLQIFVKFIRYIERQTVLIDALEEAAYAKTHDLNGEYSITRLARRVERHDKQNALSRALQEYKTRLVLTAHPTQFYAKLVLPIIHDLKKAIIDNDINKIQDIFLQMGKTKFSNKAKPTPEDEAVSIIWYLNNIFYNVIPKIQHKLTNDSTNIEIGFWPGGDRDGNPFVTANVTKKVSKHLRTSILNSYNKDLKRLIKKLTFENVHEELTKIRKRLKTNKYSNSQTFLDDLVKVKNVVDSEYDSLFVDKLDNLILKVKIFGFHFAKLDIRQNAKIHNQFFNELFSENYNLDYQALNESEKVKHLVELAEQKSFKKLEINSDQARELLETIEVIQYIQQHSGYDAIQRYIISNADSTVSILEVLTIFKLFNKDIDTNSKIKIEVVPLFETMEDLKNSTKIIDELLKIQLYTDNLKAWQNTQTIMLGFSDGTKDGGYFMANWSILEAKRALSKYLSSKGIKPIFFDGRGGPPSRGGGDMFLFYKGLSNVVSNHDVQITIQGQSISSKFGNTNSAQYNLEQILTSGLYGKLNLHNAHRLNPTETSLINELGKLSFDTYINLKNHPQFIDYITEITPLKYISEMNVGSRPAKRNSSDKFKLDDLRAIPYGAAWTQMRQSILAFYGLGTAISTVVTKDNNNLTALQKIYKRSLIIKGIFDNALQSIAQTNFNITKHISKDPKYSAFWQQLFDEHQLAKKYLLAVTEKDESFLHANPVKERSIKMRDDITLPLVILQQYALDCLRKNPNHRHKKLLKTIIKKSLAANINANQNSI from the coding sequence ATGTCATTTTATTCGATCCAAAATGAACTAGTAGAGAGCTATAAATCTGAAGTTGAGCTTAAGTATAAGATGTTAAATGGTCTTTTTTTGAGTACTCCTCTTGATAAAGAACACAATGCGAATGCAATGCTAGCTACATTTGCTAATATCTGTAAAGATCTCATAGAAAATGCTAAAGACCCAATAGAGACTATTGAAAATCTATATCCTGAAATGTCAGAAGAGCAAAAGCTTCAGATCTTTGTCAAATTCATACGCTATATTGAACGACAAACAGTCTTAATAGATGCTCTTGAAGAAGCTGCTTATGCCAAAACACATGATTTAAATGGTGAGTATAGCATCACAAGGCTAGCTAGAAGAGTCGAACGACACGATAAGCAAAATGCCCTAAGTAGAGCCTTACAAGAGTATAAAACAAGACTTGTACTCACAGCTCATCCTACGCAATTTTATGCAAAATTAGTACTACCGATTATCCATGATCTAAAAAAAGCCATTATCGACAATGATATAAATAAAATTCAGGATATTTTCCTACAAATGGGAAAAACTAAATTCAGTAATAAAGCTAAGCCAACACCTGAAGATGAAGCTGTTTCGATAATATGGTATTTAAATAATATTTTTTATAATGTGATTCCAAAAATTCAACATAAACTAACTAACGATAGTACTAATATTGAAATTGGATTTTGGCCAGGTGGAGATCGTGATGGTAACCCTTTTGTGACAGCAAATGTTACCAAAAAAGTTTCTAAACACTTAAGAACAAGTATATTAAATAGCTACAATAAAGATCTAAAGAGATTAATCAAAAAACTTACTTTTGAAAATGTCCATGAAGAGCTTACAAAAATACGCAAAAGACTAAAAACTAATAAATATTCCAACTCACAAACATTCTTGGATGATTTAGTCAAAGTAAAAAATGTCGTAGATAGTGAATATGACTCCTTATTTGTTGATAAACTCGATAATCTTATCCTAAAAGTCAAAATTTTTGGCTTTCATTTTGCTAAATTGGATATTCGTCAAAATGCCAAAATACATAATCAGTTTTTTAATGAACTTTTTAGCGAGAACTATAACCTTGACTATCAAGCACTCAACGAGTCTGAGAAAGTCAAACACCTTGTCGAACTCGCTGAACAAAAATCTTTTAAAAAACTAGAAATCAACAGCGACCAAGCTAGAGAACTTCTAGAGACTATTGAAGTAATACAATATATTCAGCAACACAGTGGTTACGATGCTATTCAAAGATATATCATAAGTAATGCTGACTCGACTGTAAGTATCTTAGAGGTTTTGACAATATTTAAACTCTTCAACAAAGATATCGATACTAACAGTAAAATAAAAATTGAAGTAGTGCCTTTATTTGAGACTATGGAGGACCTCAAAAACTCGACAAAAATCATTGATGAACTACTCAAAATACAGCTCTACACAGACAATCTCAAAGCATGGCAAAATACTCAAACTATTATGCTTGGATTCTCTGATGGTACCAAAGATGGTGGTTATTTCATGGCTAACTGGTCTATCCTCGAGGCAAAAAGAGCTCTAAGCAAATATCTTAGCTCAAAAGGTATCAAACCAATATTTTTTGATGGCCGTGGTGGCCCTCCTTCACGTGGAGGTGGAGATATGTTTCTATTCTACAAAGGACTATCTAATGTTGTCTCAAACCACGATGTACAGATAACTATCCAAGGACAAAGTATCTCTTCAAAATTTGGTAATACCAATAGCGCTCAATATAATCTTGAGCAAATTTTGACATCTGGCTTATATGGCAAACTGAACTTACACAATGCACATAGACTTAATCCTACAGAGACTTCTCTTATAAATGAGCTAGGAAAACTATCTTTCGATACCTATATAAATCTAAAAAATCATCCGCAATTTATTGACTATATTACCGAAATCACTCCTTTGAAATATATTAGTGAAATGAATGTCGGATCTCGCCCCGCTAAAAGAAACTCTAGCGATAAATTTAAACTAGATGATCTTCGAGCTATCCCTTACGGTGCTGCTTGGACACAAATGAGACAGAGTATCTTAGCATTTTATGGTTTAGGAACAGCTATAAGTACCGTAGTGACAAAAGATAACAACAATCTAACCGCACTACAAAAAATATATAAACGCTCACTTATAATCAAAGGAATATTTGATAATGCTCTACAAAGTATCGCTCAAACAAATTTCAATATTACAAAGCATATAAGTAAAGATCCTAAATACAGCGCCTTTTGGCAACAATTGTTCGATGAACATCAATTAGCTAAAAAATATCTGTTAGCTGTAACTGAAAAAGATGAGAGCTTCTTGCATGCAAATCCTGTCAAAGAAAGATCTATCAAAATGAGAGATGATATAACTCTACCTTTGGTTATATTGCAACAATATGCGTTAGACTGCCTAAGAAAGAATCCTAATCATAGGCATAAAAAGCTTCTAAAAACTATAATCAAAAAATCTCTAGCAGCTAATATAAATGCTAATCAGAATTCTATATAA
- a CDS encoding BatD family protein: MRTKLLKLVSILLLLIAGLNISYANVTASVDNTHLEYGETFELILHLDDFDTQPDLDVLDKDFTVYNTSTSSKTTVINGKSSSQFEMIVTLMPNRSGNLTIPAIDVGNQSTKPISIKVDKKLSSEEASNYQDIFAIGTLATNETYVNVPVLYTLKLYYSTPILSLNPRNFDIKNSEIKQTNHRRTYQKRINGKMYDVVEESFLIIPHRTGTIAIPPIAMQATIPNTFGQLGTRVKSFSTDAKFLRVKPIPQKIAIKDWFPASDVKISDNWSAGDTIKEGELLTRTVTIKAKGVLSEDIPKLEFKSSDAFNVYPEKPVLEDVEQSGQLISTATYKIGYMPIKQGKTTVPAVILKWFDIDNSKSQLATIAAKTFDVKKGTIPSTSFNVGSQTAPQVIKKVIEDTFWRNVAIGIFVLWLITFMLLIKCKLTRKAKNITEEKFVTDDKNPASIKDIKKACANKDNIQLQKAIIGWANTKSDKRLLSLLEVAEIFPQLKEQLKSLNASIYAGKSFSNYQELLSLVKSTTKNTKSKSDTLIKGLYE; encoded by the coding sequence GTGAGAACTAAATTATTAAAATTAGTAAGTATACTTTTGCTGTTAATCGCTGGATTGAATATTAGTTATGCTAATGTCACAGCTAGTGTCGATAATACTCATCTTGAGTATGGAGAAACTTTTGAGCTAATACTCCATCTAGATGATTTTGACACCCAGCCTGACTTAGATGTTTTAGATAAAGATTTTACAGTTTATAACACTAGTACCAGCAGTAAGACTACTGTTATAAATGGTAAATCAAGCTCACAATTTGAGATGATTGTCACGCTTATGCCAAATAGATCGGGGAATCTGACAATACCTGCAATTGATGTTGGTAACCAGTCAACAAAGCCAATCTCTATAAAAGTAGATAAAAAACTCTCAAGTGAAGAAGCAAGTAATTATCAGGATATATTTGCTATAGGAACATTAGCTACAAACGAAACTTATGTTAATGTGCCGGTGTTATATACTTTGAAGCTGTATTATTCGACACCTATTTTGAGTCTAAATCCTAGAAATTTTGATATAAAAAACTCTGAAATTAAACAAACAAATCATAGAAGAACTTATCAAAAGCGCATTAATGGTAAAATGTATGATGTTGTGGAAGAAAGTTTTCTGATAATTCCACATAGAACAGGGACTATTGCTATTCCACCTATCGCAATGCAAGCGACTATTCCTAATACATTTGGTCAGTTAGGAACTAGGGTCAAAAGCTTCTCTACGGATGCTAAATTCTTAAGAGTTAAACCAATTCCTCAAAAGATTGCTATTAAAGATTGGTTTCCTGCATCAGATGTTAAGATTAGTGATAACTGGTCAGCAGGAGATACCATAAAAGAGGGTGAACTACTAACTAGGACCGTAACTATTAAGGCAAAAGGTGTCCTAAGTGAAGATATTCCAAAATTAGAATTTAAATCTTCGGATGCTTTTAATGTTTATCCTGAAAAGCCAGTACTTGAGGATGTTGAGCAAAGCGGTCAGCTAATAAGTACAGCGACCTATAAGATTGGTTATATGCCTATTAAGCAAGGTAAAACGACAGTTCCTGCTGTTATATTAAAATGGTTCGATATTGATAATAGTAAATCACAGCTTGCGACAATAGCTGCGAAAACATTTGATGTCAAAAAAGGCACTATACCTAGTACAAGTTTTAATGTAGGTAGTCAAACTGCACCACAAGTTATTAAAAAGGTTATTGAAGATACTTTTTGGCGAAATGTGGCTATAGGGATTTTTGTATTATGGCTGATTACATTTATGCTACTCATAAAGTGTAAACTAACTCGAAAAGCTAAAAATATAACTGAAGAAAAGTTTGTTACAGATGATAAAAATCCTGCAAGCATAAAAGATATTAAAAAAGCATGTGCAAATAAAGATAATATACAGCTTCAAAAAGCAATAATTGGTTGGGCAAATACTAAGAGTGATAAGCGACTCTTATCATTATTAGAGGTTGCTGAGATATTCCCGCAATTAAAAGAGCAATTAAAATCTTTAAATGCTAGCATATATGCCGGAAAAAGTTTTAGTAATTACCAAGAACTGTTAAGTTTGGTTAAAAGTACAACAAAAAATACTAAATCTAAATCTGATACACTAATTAAAGGTTTGTATGAATAG
- a CDS encoding transporter suffix domain-containing protein encodes MIKDWKYYLGLLLFILSFVPYVVVFCIMPFLGLSTSSYLAISSILLVSAEGIFLISVMLLGKVIIDTIKSAIKTVFKSAFTTHKPISRTRHSIGLVMFFASLVYPTLLLEMTLIFDKINQVGQLNMMLILFSGDIIFVASFFVLGGDFINKLKSVFRYSN; translated from the coding sequence ATGATAAAAGATTGGAAATATTATTTAGGATTATTGTTATTTATCTTATCATTTGTGCCTTATGTTGTAGTTTTTTGCATAATGCCTTTTTTGGGGTTATCTACATCTAGTTATTTGGCTATTTCATCAATTTTGCTTGTTAGTGCGGAGGGAATTTTTCTAATATCAGTTATGCTATTAGGTAAAGTAATAATTGATACGATAAAATCAGCGATTAAGACAGTATTTAAATCAGCTTTTACAACACACAAGCCTATTAGTCGTACAAGGCATAGCATTGGTTTAGTAATGTTCTTTGCTAGTTTGGTATACCCAACATTATTGCTTGAGATGACACTAATTTTTGACAAAATTAACCAAGTTGGGCAACTAAATATGATGCTTATCTTGTTTAGTGGCGATATTATTTTTGTGGCTAGTTTTTTTGTCTTAGGTGGTGACTTTATCAATAAGTTGAAATCAGTATTTAGGTACAGTAATTAA
- a CDS encoding DNA polymerase III subunit chi, with protein MKVEFRVLQTPDINQMLEVLITTVIKEYNERKTIAVLAPTGIAKQLDDDLWQDGQDSFIPHHCAITAREYNQYKNVPILITDNLFITSGYDVLINIMEVAVDPQRVKIKELKEFVYQEDRALQASRKKYVYYKNSNLEITTTKDS; from the coding sequence ATGAAAGTAGAGTTTAGAGTTTTACAAACGCCAGATATTAACCAAATGCTAGAAGTGTTGATTACTACAGTTATCAAAGAGTATAACGAACGCAAAACAATAGCAGTTCTTGCTCCTACAGGTATTGCAAAACAACTTGATGATGATTTGTGGCAAGATGGTCAAGATTCTTTTATACCGCATCATTGTGCTATAACTGCTAGAGAATATAATCAATATAAAAATGTTCCGATTCTTATTACAGATAATTTATTTATCACTTCAGGTTATGATGTTTTGATTAATATTATGGAAGTAGCAGTTGATCCTCAACGAGTAAAAATCAAAGAGTTAAAAGAGTTTGTTTATCAGGAAGATAGAGCTTTACAGGCTTCGCGTAAGAAGTATGTTTACTATAAGAACTCAAATTTAGAAATAACTACTACCAAAGATAGTTAG
- the proB gene encoding glutamate 5-kinase, which yields MQRKELLNAVKRIVVKVGTSTLTHQTGLLNIYRIEKLIRQLSDLHNQGYEVILVTSGAVGAGMGKLGLQQKPKTLPEKQAVAAVGQVALTHLYQKLFSEYGKNIAQLLLTKDDVANRERYLNARNAFSALLAKGVIPIVNENDAVVVDEIKVGDNDTLSALVANLIDADLLIILSDIDGLYTANPRIDSSAKLLNIIPEISDDIRAMAGDVGSKFGTGGMATKIKAAEIAVAGGVNMVIASGEDPKILLEIILGHDIGTLFAKNNKKEITAKKHWITYSSHKRGEIIIDKGAVTALKQNKSLLPCGIISINGDFQKGATVVVCSEDIQEIATGLVNYSSRDLAKIKGHKSYDIANILGHCDYNEVVHVDNMFLKEC from the coding sequence ATGCAAAGAAAAGAGCTACTAAATGCAGTTAAGAGAATAGTTGTAAAAGTTGGGACTAGTACTCTAACTCATCAAACAGGTCTACTAAATATTTATCGAATAGAAAAGCTAATTAGACAGTTATCAGACCTTCATAATCAAGGCTATGAAGTAATACTTGTAACATCAGGAGCTGTTGGTGCGGGTATGGGTAAGTTAGGGCTGCAACAAAAGCCAAAAACTCTACCAGAGAAGCAAGCTGTAGCTGCAGTAGGGCAAGTGGCTTTGACTCATTTATATCAAAAGCTTTTCTCTGAATATGGTAAGAATATTGCTCAGTTGCTTCTGACAAAAGATGATGTTGCTAATAGAGAAAGATACCTAAATGCACGAAATGCTTTTTCAGCTTTATTGGCAAAGGGAGTTATCCCAATCGTTAATGAAAATGATGCGGTAGTAGTTGATGAGATTAAGGTTGGTGATAATGATACTTTATCGGCATTAGTTGCGAATTTAATAGATGCTGATTTATTGATTATTCTCTCGGATATTGATGGCCTGTATACAGCAAATCCACGTATAGATAGCTCAGCAAAACTTTTAAATATTATCCCAGAAATTTCAGATGATATTCGAGCTATGGCTGGTGACGTGGGTTCTAAATTTGGTACAGGAGGCATGGCTACTAAGATTAAGGCGGCTGAGATTGCTGTGGCTGGTGGTGTTAATATGGTTATTGCCAGCGGAGAAGATCCTAAAATTCTTTTGGAGATAATATTAGGTCATGATATCGGGACATTATTTGCAAAAAATAACAAGAAAGAAATTACAGCTAAAAAGCATTGGATAACATACAGTAGTCATAAACGTGGAGAAATTATAATCGATAAAGGAGCCGTAACAGCCCTAAAACAAAACAAGAGCCTTTTACCATGTGGAATTATTTCAATTAATGGAGATTTTCAAAAGGGCGCTACGGTTGTTGTTTGTAGTGAAGATATTCAAGAAATAGCTACTGGATTGGTTAATTATTCATCACGGGATTTAGCAAAAATCAAAGGACATAAAAGTTATGATATTGCTAATATTTTAGGGCATTGTGATTATAATGAAGTTGTCCATGTTGATAATATGTTTTTAAAGGAGTGTTAG
- a CDS encoding DUF4336 domain-containing protein: MLNQLAENIWVVDGGAVPFFGLPYTTRMTIIRLENDDLFIHSPIKLNNELMQEVSKLGNIKYLISPNKIHHLFLQDWLELYPNAEVYASPGLREKRKDINFTADLKDFPKAQWQNEIDQLIFKGSRVMQEVVFFHKPSKTLILTDLIENFDENYFSGFKGMIAKLSGIVAPNGKTPIDWRMSFFFGKKQARECFERILAWQPERIIIAHGKNIETNAVDFLKKSFKWLGK, translated from the coding sequence ATGTTGAATCAACTTGCTGAAAATATCTGGGTTGTAGATGGTGGAGCCGTTCCTTTTTTTGGTCTTCCGTATACGACAAGAATGACGATTATAAGGCTTGAGAATGATGATTTATTTATTCACTCACCAATTAAGCTAAATAACGAGCTAATGCAAGAAGTATCAAAGCTTGGTAATATTAAGTATCTAATCTCTCCAAATAAAATTCATCATCTATTTTTACAAGATTGGTTAGAGCTTTATCCTAATGCCGAAGTATATGCTTCACCAGGCCTTAGAGAAAAAAGAAAAGATATTAATTTTACTGCTGATCTAAAAGATTTTCCTAAAGCTCAATGGCAGAATGAAATTGATCAGCTAATATTTAAAGGTAGTAGGGTAATGCAAGAGGTTGTGTTTTTTCATAAACCTTCTAAAACACTAATTCTTACAGATCTTATAGAAAATTTTGATGAGAATTATTTCTCAGGATTTAAAGGCATGATAGCTAAGTTATCAGGTATAGTTGCCCCAAATGGTAAAACTCCTATAGATTGGCGAATGTCATTCTTTTTTGGTAAAAAACAGGCTCGAGAGTGTTTTGAGAGAATCTTGGCTTGGCAACCTGAGAGAATAATTATTGCTCATGGTAAAAATATTGAAACAAATGCTGTAGACTTTCTTAAAAAATCATTTAAATGGCTAGGGAAGTAA
- a CDS encoding valine--tRNA ligase: MTQEMNKNYNPKEIEQSNYQNWEASGKFACGNTDSKDTYTIMLPPPNVTGTLHMGHGFQMSLMDILIRYNRMSGKDTLWQPGTDHAGIATQMVVERQLNAQGISRHDLGRENFVSKIWEWKELSGGTITSQMRRIGASPDWDRERFTMDDGLSDAVKKCFIKLYEDGLAYRGERLVNWDPKLKTAVSDLEVAQVDKQGSLWHFVYPVADSDEKIIIATTRPETMLGDMAVAVHPEDGRYTHLVGKMINLPLTDRQIPIIADDYVEKDFGTGCVKITPAHDFNDYEMGKRHDLPMLNILTDDATLNTNVPSKYQGLDRFEARKQIVADMEEAGLLDKIEPHALKVPTGDRTGEILEPYLTKQWFVKADVLAKPAIEAVEKGDVRFVPDNWKNTYFAWMRDIQDWCVSRQLWWGHRIPAWYDEAGNAYVGEDEADVRAKYNLAEDVTIKQDEDVFDTWFSSALWPFSTLGWPEKTPELAKYYPTSVLVTGFDIIFFWVARMMMFGMYFMNDVPFRDIYITGLIRDSEGQKMSKSKGNVLDPVDLIDGISLDELLKKRTTGLMQPQMKAKIEKATKKEFPEGISAYGADAVRFTYAALASTSRDISFDTARVEGYRNFCNKLWNASRFVMMNLDDYKVCNNYELGVADKWIWSVLNTATADVHRHLANYRFDLVANTIYDLVWNNYCDWYVEFAKVALKDESLSEQQKNGVKYTLTKVLENILALAHPLIPFITESIYQQLKAHLNDAKDTIMDVSYPVATQDLEAPEAEKAIVWLQNVVTTLRNMRSEVGIKPSLEISLIVKDVADKDREYLAQTEGFIKALARINDIEFNDNPPTSLSQIVEGLELNIPLAGLVDIEAEKARLDKELDKLKGEVDRVQKKLSNERFVSNAPEAVVAAEQEKLAKYQELYAKTLEKKQALV, translated from the coding sequence ATGACTCAAGAAATGAATAAAAACTATAATCCAAAAGAAATAGAACAGTCTAATTATCAAAATTGGGAAGCTTCAGGCAAATTTGCGTGTGGTAATACTGACTCAAAAGATACTTATACAATCATGCTACCACCACCAAATGTAACAGGTACTTTGCATATGGGACATGGTTTCCAGATGTCGTTAATGGATATTTTGATCCGTTATAATCGTATGTCAGGCAAAGATACACTTTGGCAACCAGGTACCGATCATGCGGGTATTGCTACGCAAATGGTTGTAGAGAGACAGCTTAATGCTCAAGGTATCTCAAGACATGATTTAGGTCGTGAGAATTTTGTTAGCAAAATTTGGGAATGGAAAGAGCTATCAGGTGGCACTATTACATCACAGATGCGTAGAATAGGAGCTTCTCCAGATTGGGATCGTGAGAGATTTACAATGGATGATGGTTTATCTGATGCGGTTAAGAAGTGCTTTATTAAGTTATATGAAGATGGCTTAGCATATCGTGGCGAGAGATTAGTAAACTGGGATCCTAAACTAAAGACAGCCGTTTCAGATCTTGAGGTTGCTCAAGTAGATAAGCAAGGCTCACTTTGGCATTTCGTATATCCGGTAGCTGATAGTGATGAGAAGATCATAATCGCAACAACTCGTCCAGAGACAATGCTTGGTGATATGGCAGTTGCAGTGCATCCAGAAGATGGAAGATATACTCACCTAGTAGGTAAGATGATTAATCTACCACTTACAGACAGACAGATTCCAATTATCGCTGATGATTATGTCGAAAAAGACTTTGGAACAGGTTGTGTCAAGATCACTCCAGCTCATGATTTTAATGACTATGAGATGGGCAAAAGACATGATTTGCCAATGCTAAATATTCTAACTGATGATGCGACATTAAATACAAATGTACCATCAAAATATCAAGGATTAGATAGATTTGAAGCGCGTAAGCAAATAGTTGCTGATATGGAAGAAGCAGGGCTTTTAGATAAGATAGAACCACATGCGCTAAAAGTGCCAACTGGAGATAGAACAGGAGAAATTCTTGAGCCATATCTAACTAAACAATGGTTTGTTAAAGCTGATGTGCTAGCAAAACCAGCTATAGAAGCAGTTGAAAAGGGTGATGTAAGATTTGTACCAGATAACTGGAAAAATACTTATTTTGCGTGGATGAGAGATATTCAAGATTGGTGTGTATCACGCCAACTTTGGTGGGGTCATAGAATCCCAGCTTGGTATGATGAAGCAGGTAATGCTTATGTCGGCGAAGATGAGGCAGATGTTAGAGCTAAATATAATTTGGCTGAAGATGTCACTATCAAGCAGGATGAAGATGTATTTGATACTTGGTTCTCTTCTGCATTATGGCCATTTAGTACATTAGGTTGGCCTGAGAAAACTCCTGAGTTAGCAAAATACTATCCAACAAGCGTACTTGTAACTGGTTTTGATATTATCTTCTTCTGGGTAGCTAGAATGATGATGTTTGGCATGTATTTTATGAATGATGTGCCATTTAGAGATATTTATATCACAGGACTTATTCGTGATAGCGAAGGACAGAAAATGTCAAAATCTAAAGGTAATGTATTGGATCCTGTAGATTTGATAGATGGTATTTCATTAGATGAGCTTCTGAAAAAGAGAACTACTGGTCTAATGCAACCACAAATGAAAGCTAAAATTGAGAAAGCTACTAAAAAAGAATTCCCTGAAGGTATCAGCGCTTATGGTGCTGATGCGGTGAGATTTACTTATGCAGCACTAGCTTCTACATCACGTGATATCAGTTTTGATACTGCGAGAGTTGAGGGTTATCGTAACTTCTGTAATAAGCTCTGGAATGCTTCAAGATTTGTGATGATGAACCTTGATGATTATAAAGTTTGTAATAACTATGAGTTAGGTGTGGCTGATAAGTGGATTTGGAGTGTATTAAACACTGCTACTGCTGATGTACATAGACATCTTGCAAATTATCGTTTTGATTTAGTGGCAAACACTATCTATGATCTTGTATGGAATAACTATTGTGACTGGTATGTTGAGTTTGCAAAAGTTGCTCTAAAAGATGAATCTTTATCTGAGCAACAAAAAAATGGTGTTAAATATACGCTTACTAAAGTTTTAGAAAATATCTTAGCTTTAGCGCATCCGCTTATACCATTTATTACCGAGAGTATTTATCAGCAGTTAAAAGCACATTTAAATGATGCTAAAGATACAATTATGGATGTTAGCTATCCTGTAGCTACTCAAGATTTAGAAGCTCCAGAAGCTGAAAAAGCTATCGTATGGTTACAAAATGTTGTTACAACTCTACGTAATATGCGCAGTGAAGTCGGTATCAAGCCATCTTTAGAGATTTCTCTAATAGTCAAAGATGTTGCCGATAAGGACAGAGAATACTTAGCTCAAACGGAAGGCTTTATAAAAGCGTTAGCTAGAATAAATGATATTGAGTTTAATGATAATCCGCCAACATCTTTATCACAGATTGTCGAAGGGCTTGAGTTAAATATTCCATTAGCAGGTTTGGTTGATATCGAAGCTGAAAAAGCAAGATTAGATAAAGAGCTTGATAAGCTAAAAGGCGAAGTTGATAGAGTACAGAAGAAGCTTTCTAATGAAAGATTTGTCTCAAATGCTCCAGAGGCTGTAGTTGCTGCAGAACAAGAAAAGTTAGCTAAGTATCAAGAGCTTTATGCTAAGACTTTAGAGAAGAAGCAAGCATTAGTATAG